Part of the Gemmatimonadales bacterium genome is shown below.
CGAAGGCATGTCCTGCGGGCACTGCCTCAATGCCGTCAACAAAGCCCTTGCCGCCCTCAAGGGGGTGGAGGTCGATTCGGTCAAGATTGGCCGGGCCGAACTCCGGTTCGACCCCTCCCTGATTGACGCGACCGCCATCGCCGCAGCCGTCTCCGAAGAAGGCTACCGCGCCACCCCCGCGCCGAGCGCGGGATGACCGGATAAGGCCGATGCCAGCCACCACCGATCGGGTCACCATTCCCGTCTCTGGAATGACCTGCGCTGCGTGCAGCGCGCGCATCCAGCGTACGCTGGAGCGCACCCCCGGGGTGGCGTCCGCCAACGTCAACCTGATGACCAATTCGGCCACCGTCGAATTCGATGCGGCGGTCGCCTCCCTCGATGCGCTCGTGGCCGCCATTCGCGACACCGGATACGGCGCGGAGCTCCCCCGCCCCGAGGCTTCACCGGGCGACGAGGAAACGGCGGACGAGCTGCGACTGGCCGGCGAACTGAAGAGCCTGCGCCGCAAGGTGGCGGTCAGTCTCGTCGCCGCCGCGCTCGCCATGCTCATCGGCCTCCCGCTCGGCGAGGCCGCCGCGGCGCAGGGCGCGGCCGACCCGCTGATGCACCTGATGATGCCGCTCAGCGCCGCGCTGCGCTCGGTGGCCCCTGCGCTCTACGATGTGAGCGCCGATACCTGGCGCTGGACGCTCCTCTGCCTCACCCTGCCAATCGTCTTCTGGGCCGGCCGGCATTTCTACGTGCGCGCCTGGGCCGCCGCGCGGCATGGCGGCGCCGACATGAACACCCTCGTTTCCGTGGGTACCGGCGCGGCGTTCCTCTTCAGCCTCGCCATGACGGTGGGCGCCTCGTACTTCCTGGCGCGTGGCGTCGAACCCCACGTGTACTACGAGGCGGTGGTCTGGATCATCGCGCTCATTCTGCTGGGGAACTATCTGGAGGCGCGCGCCAAGGGCCGTGCTTCCGCGGCCATCCGGAAGCTCGTGGCGCTGCGGCCAGATACCGCCCATGTGGTGCGGGGCGGGGAAGTGCTCGAGCTTCCACTGGGCCAGGTGCGCAGCGGCGATGAACTGCTGGTGCGGCCCGGCGAGACGATACCGGTGGATGGGGTCGTCCTGGAGGGCACCACGTCGGTCGACGAGGCGATGCTCACCGGGGAACCCACCCCCGTCGCCAAGCAACCCGGCAGCACCGTCGTCGGCGCCACCCTCAACCGCGCCGGCGCCATTCGCTTTCGCGCCACGCGTGTCGGGGGCGACACCGTCCTCGCGCAGATCATCCGCATGGTGCGGGAGGCGCAAGGCGCCAAGGCCCCCATCCAGCAGCTCTCCGACCGCATTGCCGCCGTCTTCGTGCCGGTGGTCATCGTCATCGCGCTCGCCACGTTTGCCCTGTGGTATTTCCTCGGGCCTGACCCCAGAGTGGTTCGCGCGCTCGCTGCCGCCGTCACGGTGCTCATCATCGCCTGTCCCTGCGCCATGGGGCTGGCGGTGCCCACCGCCGTCATGGTGTCCACCGGGCGCGGCGCCGAACGTGGTGTCCTCTTCAAGGGTGGCAATGTCCTGCAGCGCGCCGCCGAACTCGACGTGGTGGTGCTCGACAAGACCGGCACCATCACCGAAGGGAGCCCGGCGGTGACGCAGGTCCGGCTGGTCGGGGCAGGGGACGAGCCGGCGGTCCTCACCTCCGCGGCCGCGCTCGAGCGGATGAGTGAACACCCCCTTGGTGAGGCGATCGTGGCCGCCACCATCGACCGGGGTCTCACCATTCCCCCCGTGGAATCCTTTCAGGTCTTCCCGGGGAAGGGCGTCGTCGGTGTCGTCAACGGCGAAGGTGTACTGGTGGGAAACCGCGCGCTCTTCGCTGATTGGGGCATCGACAGCTCCTCGCTCCATGCCACAGCGGACGAACTGGCCGACCTCGGCGCGACGCCGGTGCTCGTCTCGATCGGCGGTGCCGCGGCCGGTGTCATCGCCGTGGCCGACCCGATCAAGCCGACGAGCGCCGCAGCCGTCTCGGCGTTGCGGGCGCTCGGGCTGGAAGTCGTGATGCTCACCGGCGACGCGCGCGGCACCGCCGAGAGCGTCGCGCGCCAGATCGGAATCAACGTCGTGGTGCCGGAGGTGCTGCCGGAGCACAAGCGCGAGGTGGTTCAGCGGCTGCAGGCCGACGGCAAGGTGGTCGGCATGGTGGGGGACGGCCTGAACGATGCACCGGCACTCGCCCAAGCCGATGTCGGCATCGCCATCGGCACCGGCACGGACGTGGCGATCGAGGCGGGCGACATCACGTTGATGCGCGGCGACCTGGCCGGTGTCCCCGAGGCGGTGCGGCTGGCCCGCCGCACCCTCCGCGTCATCAAGCAGAATCTCTTCTGGGCGTTTGCCTACAACGTCGTGGGCATCCCGGTCGCGGCCGGGGCGCTCTATCCATTCTTTGGCATTCTCCTCACGCCGACCATCGCCGCCGCCGCCATGGCGGTGAGCAGCGTGTCCGTCGTCACGAACAGCCTGCGCCTCCGGAGGGCCTGATGCCAGCGAGCACGCCCGACCACGACATCTCCCTCGACGAACCTGTGGCGCCCTGCGCCTGTGCCCGTCCCGGCGACGGCACCCACGCCGTGGCGGTGGATCCCGCGCTGAAGGAAGCGGCGCTGAACCGGCTCAGGCGGATCGAGGGACAGGTGCGCGGCCTGCAGCGCATGCTCGAAGAAGAGCGCTACTGCGCGGATGTGTTGACACAGGTCTCGTCGGTGCACGAGGCGCTGCGTGGAGTGGCGCGCATCCTCTTTCGGAACCACCTGGAACACTGCGCGGCCACCGCCATTCGATCGGAGGACCCGGAGCAGACCGGGGCAATGTACGATGAGCTGGTGGAGTTGTTGTACCGGAATGCGCGGTAGGCAAGAAGGGCGGGGCAGCGGGGCAGGAATATCGGCGGTTCGTCACCCCGGCGGAAGCCGGGGTCCAAGTTTGACTAGTGGTGAAATACTGGTGCCGACTACTGGACGATCGGGTGTGAAGTTGTCGTTCGAGCTGCCACAAACGCCATGTCCCGCAGCACCGTCCCAACCCCCAGGAAGAGCACAACCCCGCCCGCAATCGCCGCGGCCGGCAGGATGAAGATGGCCCGGTCGATGCCGAAGCGGTCTGAAAGGAAGCCGACGAGCGGCAGGGCAATCGCGTCACCCGCCACGTGAATGAAGAGCAGGTACGCCCCCACCACGGTCGCCCCGATCCGGGCGGGCACCACATCGAAGACCGCCGCAATGACCGGCCCGTTGTAGAGCGTCAGGAAGAAGAACGCCGCCGCGAAAACTGGTACGAAGACGCCGAGATCACGCACGGACAGCAACCAGATGGCCAGCGGCCCGCCAACGAACAATCCCAGTGACGACACCAGCATCCGACCCCGCCGGGTAAACTTTCCCAGCCAGTCGGCAAGCATTCCGCCAGCCAGCGTGCCCGAGGTGCCGGCCAGCAACCCCCATTGACCGAGCAGCAGCGTCCCCTGGGCCACGCTCAGGCCCAGCGCGCGCGACATGAACGTCGGCGCCCACCCCACCAGCCCGTTCATCCCGAATGACACGAGCGCCCCGCCCACGAAGAGATACTTGAGAGTCGGCGTGCGAAGCACGGTATCCACCGCGATCTTCATTTCGCCGAGTGCGTCGTTCATGCTTTCCGCGGGGAGAAAATCGAAGACATCCTCCTTGCGGCGGTTGGCGCGGACCACCAGCACCAGGTTGCCCGCCAGCCCCAGCCCGATGCCGGTGGCGAGCGCCGCCGTGTCCAGGCTCGACGTGGCGCCGTATCGACTGTCGAGAATCCATGCAGCGAGCAGGCCCACGGCCGTGCCCAGCAGGAGGGGCCATGCCACCTTCAGCGCACCAGTGGCCCCGAGTTCCAGCTGACGCCAGTACTGCCGTACGGTCAAGATCGGTGGCGGGCGGGTCGGATCGGTGAGTCGGACGGCCAGCGCGGCGAGCAGGAACCCCGGCACGGCCACCGCCATCATCGCGATGCGCCACCCGTAGAACTGTTCCAGTTGTCCACCGATGGCGATGCCGACGACGCCACCAATCGGAATCCCCGCGGAGAACACGCCCATCGCCACCGCGCGCCGGCGGCCCGGGAAGTAGTCCGCCACGAGCGAGGCGGCCGCCGCCGTGAAGGCGGCGGCGCCGATGCCGACCGCCGCTCGCGCCAGGAAGAGCCCCCAGAAGCCGCGCGAAAGCCCGGCCAGGAAGGCAAAGGCGCTCCATACCACGACACCGACGGCGGCTACCGCACGCCGGGAGCGCAAGTCGCTCAGCACCCCGAAGGGAAAGACCGCCACCGAAAAGAGCAGCACGAACGCGGAGGCAATCCATCCGACATGTGTATCTGTCAGGTGGAGATCGAGCTCGATCGGCGGGACGAGGGCAAAGATGACGTTTCGGTTGACGTAGCTCAGCAGGTTGAGCAGGGCGAGCAGCCCCAGGGCATACCAGCTGTAGGCCCGCGAGGGCCCAGGAAAGGCGGGGGGTGCGCTACTGGCCACCCCGATCTCCCACCGCATCGTCCGCGCGCTGGTCCCGGAAGGCGAGCGCGGCGCGATACTCCGTGACCAGCCGTTCCATCATCCCCTCACGCCGGTCATAGAGACGCTTGGGCGGACGGGGCGCCACCCGCTGCAGTGCGTAGGCGGTGAGCAAGGGCAGGGTGATGGTGTTGTCGGCGTAGACGACGACGGTCCCGGGGAGCTGGTCCGGGTCGATCTTGCCCCAGCTGACGGCTTCGTTCGGCGTGGCGCCGGAGAGGCCGCCGACATCGGGCCGGGCGTCGGTCATCTGCAGGAAGTAATCATGGCCCCGTTCGTCGATCCCGAGCACCTCCTGGATTTGCGGCTCGGTCTGCAGCATGAAGTTCTTGGGGCTGCCGCCGCCGGCAATGAGGACGCCGCTCTTGCCGCCGGTGCGCTTCGCCTCAAGCACGATGGCCGCGGTCTCGTTCACGTCGGCGCTCACGTCAAATCGCAGCTGGCTCCCGGCCAGCGCCTGTTCCGCGACGTTCATGCCGATCGAGCTGTCGCCGGGGGAACTCGTGTAGATCGGCACCGCCAGCTCGTGCGCGGTGGAGAGCACCGAGCGTTTGGACAGGCCGAGCGCCGCCTCCCGCTCCCGGAGGTAGCCCCCCAGCAGATAGTGATACTCCGCCGAGCTCATGGCGCGCTGGAACTCCGGCCGCGCCGACACCTCGCGCACGAAGGCGTCGGTGGAGAGCAGCACGTTGTAGTCGAAGAAGATGTCGTAAATGCGCACCACGCCCTTGTCGCGGAGCTCCACGTCGTCGGCGTCGTGGCGGCCGCGGTGCAGCGCGAGCCCGAGCGCGAAGTGCGCGTCGTGATAGAGGTTGGCGCCGGTGGAAATGATCCAGTCTACAAACCCCGCTTCCATCAGCGGGATGAGGCAGCTCATCCCGATGCCGGCCGGGGTCATGGCACCCGTGAGGCTCATGCCCACCGTCGTGTCGGGCTGCAGCATCCGGGTGGTGAAGAGCTGACACCCTTCACGGAGCCGCCCGGCGTTGTAGGCCAGGAAGGCGTTGTCCACGAGGTCGGCAATCTGTTCGCCGCCGGTGATGGCGGTGGGATCGATGCGCTGGCCGCGCAGGTAGGGGCTCGAGGGACGTGTCATGCGGTGCTCCGGTCTGGGCGGAAGGTCAGGCGCGCTTGGCGCGGGCCTCGAGGACGATCCGGACGGCCTCTTCCGGATCGTCGGTCAGGTGAAAGAGGGTCAAGTCGCCGGTGTTGATGTTGCCGGCGCCCGCCACGGTGTGCGAGAGCCACTCGACCATGCCTTCCCAGTACGCCCGGCCAAAGAGGATGACGGGAAACGACTTCACCTTGCCGGTCTGAATCAGGGTCAACGCCTCGAAGAGCTCGTCCATCGTGCCGTAGCCGCCGGGAAAGACGATGAACGCGGTCGCATACTTCACGAACATCGTCTTGCGAACGAAGAAGAACTTGAAAAGCAGGTTCTTGGTCAGGTAGGGGTTATTGCCCTGCTCGAACGGCAGTTCGATGTTGCAGCCCACCGACTCGCCCCCCGCCTCCTTGGCGCCGCGATTGCCGGCCTCCATGATGCCGGGGCCGCCACCGGTAATGACGGGAATCCGGTGTGCCGCCAGCAATTGGGCGACCGTCACGGCGTCGCGATAGTACCGGTCGTCAGGCTTGGTCCGGGCCGAGCCGAAGATCGACACGCCGTCCTTGATCGACGCCAGGTTGTCGAAGCCCCAGACAAACTCCCCCATGATCCGCAACACCCGCCACGAGTCGCTGATCTTGAGCGCATCGGCCCGCCGTCGTTCGGCGTCCGTGGCAAAGCGGTCGAAGAGGAGTTCGTCTTCGGTCAGGCTGCGGTCAGACGGGGTTGGCGCGTCAGCGGCCATCGGTCAGGCACTCCAGCAGGGCCCGATGATCGTCGGGCAGATTGTAGAAATACGGTGATACGCGCACATGACCTGGCCGCGCGTCCACAATGAACCCCGCGTCGGCCAGCCGCCGCACGGCAGCGGCAGGATCCGGCGAAGGGAGCATGACGATGGCAC
Proteins encoded:
- a CDS encoding metal-sensitive transcriptional regulator, which gives rise to MPASTPDHDISLDEPVAPCACARPGDGTHAVAVDPALKEAALNRLRRIEGQVRGLQRMLEEERYCADVLTQVSSVHEALRGVARILFRNHLEHCAATAIRSEDPEQTGAMYDELVELLYRNAR
- a CDS encoding heavy metal translocating P-type ATPase, producing MPATTDRVTIPVSGMTCAACSARIQRTLERTPGVASANVNLMTNSATVEFDAAVASLDALVAAIRDTGYGAELPRPEASPGDEETADELRLAGELKSLRRKVAVSLVAAALAMLIGLPLGEAAAAQGAADPLMHLMMPLSAALRSVAPALYDVSADTWRWTLLCLTLPIVFWAGRHFYVRAWAAARHGGADMNTLVSVGTGAAFLFSLAMTVGASYFLARGVEPHVYYEAVVWIIALILLGNYLEARAKGRASAAIRKLVALRPDTAHVVRGGEVLELPLGQVRSGDELLVRPGETIPVDGVVLEGTTSVDEAMLTGEPTPVAKQPGSTVVGATLNRAGAIRFRATRVGGDTVLAQIIRMVREAQGAKAPIQQLSDRIAAVFVPVVIVIALATFALWYFLGPDPRVVRALAAAVTVLIIACPCAMGLAVPTAVMVSTGRGAERGVLFKGGNVLQRAAELDVVVLDKTGTITEGSPAVTQVRLVGAGDEPAVLTSAAALERMSEHPLGEAIVAATIDRGLTIPPVESFQVFPGKGVVGVVNGEGVLVGNRALFADWGIDSSSLHATADELADLGATPVLVSIGGAAAGVIAVADPIKPTSAAAVSALRALGLEVVMLTGDARGTAESVARQIGINVVVPEVLPEHKREVVQRLQADGKVVGMVGDGLNDAPALAQADVGIAIGTGTDVAIEAGDITLMRGDLAGVPEAVRLARRTLRVIKQNLFWAFAYNVVGIPVAAGALYPFFGILLTPTIAAAAMAVSSVSVVTNSLRLRRA
- a CDS encoding MFS transporter, producing MASSAPPAFPGPSRAYSWYALGLLALLNLLSYVNRNVIFALVPPIELDLHLTDTHVGWIASAFVLLFSVAVFPFGVLSDLRSRRAVAAVGVVVWSAFAFLAGLSRGFWGLFLARAAVGIGAAAFTAAAASLVADYFPGRRRAVAMGVFSAGIPIGGVVGIAIGGQLEQFYGWRIAMMAVAVPGFLLAALAVRLTDPTRPPPILTVRQYWRQLELGATGALKVAWPLLLGTAVGLLAAWILDSRYGATSSLDTAALATGIGLGLAGNLVLVVRANRRKEDVFDFLPAESMNDALGEMKIAVDTVLRTPTLKYLFVGGALVSFGMNGLVGWAPTFMSRALGLSVAQGTLLLGQWGLLAGTSGTLAGGMLADWLGKFTRRGRMLVSSLGLFVGGPLAIWLLSVRDLGVFVPVFAAAFFFLTLYNGPVIAAVFDVVPARIGATVVGAYLLFIHVAGDAIALPLVGFLSDRFGIDRAIFILPAAAIAGGVVLFLGVGTVLRDMAFVAARTTTSHPIVQ
- a CDS encoding TIGR00730 family Rossman fold protein; its protein translation is MAADAPTPSDRSLTEDELLFDRFATDAERRRADALKISDSWRVLRIMGEFVWGFDNLASIKDGVSIFGSARTKPDDRYYRDAVTVAQLLAAHRIPVITGGGPGIMEAGNRGAKEAGGESVGCNIELPFEQGNNPYLTKNLLFKFFFVRKTMFVKYATAFIVFPGGYGTMDELFEALTLIQTGKVKSFPVILFGRAYWEGMVEWLSHTVAGAGNINTGDLTLFHLTDDPEEAVRIVLEARAKRA
- a CDS encoding cation transporter; the encoded protein is MQNLILHIEGMSCGHCLNAVNKALAALKGVEVDSVKIGRAELRFDPSLIDATAIAAAVSEEGYRATPAPSAG
- the speY gene encoding deoxyhypusine synthase, with amino-acid sequence MTRPSSPYLRGQRIDPTAITGGEQIADLVDNAFLAYNAGRLREGCQLFTTRMLQPDTTVGMSLTGAMTPAGIGMSCLIPLMEAGFVDWIISTGANLYHDAHFALGLALHRGRHDADDVELRDKGVVRIYDIFFDYNVLLSTDAFVREVSARPEFQRAMSSAEYHYLLGGYLREREAALGLSKRSVLSTAHELAVPIYTSSPGDSSIGMNVAEQALAGSQLRFDVSADVNETAAIVLEAKRTGGKSGVLIAGGGSPKNFMLQTEPQIQEVLGIDERGHDYFLQMTDARPDVGGLSGATPNEAVSWGKIDPDQLPGTVVVYADNTITLPLLTAYALQRVAPRPPKRLYDRREGMMERLVTEYRAALAFRDQRADDAVGDRGGQ